A single region of the Bacillus cereus genome encodes:
- a CDS encoding putative polysaccharide biosynthesis protein — MKGSPFLRGTIFLTMATMISKMLGFIYVIPFTAMVGTSGYVLYTYAYRPYTIMLSIATMGLPLAVSKMVSKYDQLNDYHTVKRVLKSGIVFMFIMGVISCFTLYILAPHLAKLVIDGNDQSGNSITAVTNNIQIVSFALILVPVMSLLRGFFQGFQSMGPSALSVVVEQFFRVLTILIGSFVVLYVLKESISLAVGISTFGAFMGAIGGLTVLSAYYVKRRRHLKKKEMASIQQTTKSFFALYRELFTYSIPFVVVGLAIPLYQTIDTFTINKLLIQIGYMQGEAEKINAIIGLVQMVVLIPVSVATAFSMSLVPEMTKAYTAGNTKLLYKHFTRTNVLVVGITVPAAIGMMVLAKPVYTLLFGAGNDPEMGRIILQYYAPACILFSLFTVTAAMLQGINQQQKTVQGLVIGIIVKIVLNIVLLPYFDYVSFIISTYAGYTISVGFNLWMLSKYVIKAT; from the coding sequence ATGAAAGGATCACCGTTTTTACGTGGAACGATATTTTTAACGATGGCAACGATGATATCTAAAATGTTAGGGTTCATATATGTTATACCATTTACAGCAATGGTAGGTACGAGTGGGTACGTATTATATACGTATGCATACCGTCCTTATACAATTATGCTTAGTATTGCAACGATGGGATTGCCACTTGCCGTTTCAAAAATGGTATCAAAATATGATCAATTGAATGATTATCATACGGTTAAAAGAGTATTAAAGAGTGGTATTGTCTTTATGTTTATAATGGGAGTTATTTCATGTTTTACACTATATATATTAGCTCCACATTTAGCTAAACTTGTAATCGATGGAAATGATCAAAGCGGGAATAGTATAACGGCAGTCACTAATAACATTCAAATTGTAAGTTTTGCGCTAATACTTGTACCAGTAATGAGTTTATTAAGGGGCTTCTTTCAAGGGTTTCAATCGATGGGGCCTTCTGCACTAAGTGTAGTTGTTGAGCAATTTTTTCGGGTCTTAACCATTTTAATAGGAAGTTTTGTCGTTTTATATGTTTTAAAAGAGTCTATTTCACTAGCGGTCGGTATTTCAACGTTTGGTGCATTTATGGGAGCTATAGGTGGATTAACGGTTTTAAGTGCCTATTATGTAAAAAGGAGAAGGCACTTAAAGAAAAAAGAGATGGCAAGTATACAACAAACAACGAAATCTTTTTTCGCGTTATATAGGGAGCTCTTTACATATTCAATACCGTTTGTTGTGGTTGGTTTAGCAATTCCGTTGTATCAGACAATTGATACATTTACAATTAATAAACTACTTATACAAATAGGATATATGCAAGGAGAAGCAGAAAAGATTAATGCGATAATTGGTCTTGTTCAGATGGTTGTACTCATTCCAGTTTCCGTTGCGACCGCTTTTAGTATGTCTCTTGTACCGGAGATGACGAAAGCTTATACAGCAGGAAATACAAAATTGCTGTACAAACATTTTACGAGGACGAATGTATTAGTAGTAGGGATTACGGTACCAGCAGCAATTGGGATGATGGTATTAGCTAAGCCAGTATATACTCTTTTATTTGGTGCCGGAAATGATCCGGAGATGGGGAGAATCATTTTACAGTACTATGCTCCTGCTTGTATACTATTTTCACTCTTTACAGTAACGGCTGCAATGCTACAAGGAATCAATCAACAGCAGAAAACAGTGCAAGGATTAGTAATCGGAATAATCGTAAAGATAGTTTTAAATATTGTATTGCTACCGTATTTTGATTATGTGAGTTTTATCATTTCAACATACGCTGGCTATACGATTTCAGTCGGCTTTAACTTGTGGATGCTTTCTAAATATGTTATAAAGGCAACATAA
- a CDS encoding magnesium transporter CorA family protein: MLNIYLTDRNGKLQEIEEMQKGCWINVLHPTEEEIQYLVQTLNVDLDFIKDPLDDEERSRIEKEDNNTLIIVDIPTVRHDEEGNSIYDTIPIGMIVMPDCFVTICLEENPIFERFINQRIKEFYTFKKTRFALQLLYTISTYYLRYLKQINRKTIDLEHQLNKSMKNKEIFTLLGLEKSLVYFTTSLKANKIVIQKLMRNSTFLKMYEDDQDLLEDVLIENKQAIEMAEIYSHILSGMMNTFSSVISNNLNSVMKLLTSITIILSLPTMVSSFFGMNVKVPFEGEAHGFVIVLIICVTLSFTLAFVFWKKRYF, from the coding sequence ATGTTAAATATTTATTTAACAGACCGAAACGGAAAACTACAAGAGATTGAGGAAATGCAAAAGGGTTGCTGGATTAATGTACTTCATCCAACAGAAGAAGAAATTCAGTATCTAGTACAAACTTTAAATGTAGATTTAGATTTCATTAAAGACCCTTTGGATGATGAAGAACGCTCTCGTATTGAAAAGGAAGACAATAATACCTTAATCATCGTCGATATTCCGACAGTTAGGCATGATGAAGAGGGGAATTCGATTTATGACACGATTCCAATAGGTATGATTGTAATGCCAGATTGTTTCGTTACAATTTGCTTAGAAGAGAATCCAATTTTTGAACGTTTTATTAATCAACGTATTAAAGAATTTTATACGTTTAAAAAGACACGCTTTGCACTGCAGCTCTTATATACAATTTCTACTTATTATTTAAGATACTTAAAGCAAATAAATCGAAAAACAATCGATTTAGAGCACCAATTAAATAAATCAATGAAAAACAAAGAAATTTTCACATTGCTCGGTCTTGAAAAAAGTTTAGTCTACTTTACAACATCATTAAAGGCTAATAAAATTGTAATTCAAAAATTAATGCGAAACAGTACATTTTTAAAAATGTATGAAGACGATCAAGATTTATTAGAAGATGTATTAATTGAAAATAAACAGGCAATTGAAATGGCGGAAATATATAGTCACATTTTAAGTGGAATGATGAATACATTTAGTTCCGTTATATCAAATAATTTAAATAGTGTTATGAAACTGTTAACGTCTATTACAATTATTTTATCTTTACCAACAATGGTTTCTAGTTTCTTTGGAATGAACGTAAAGGTTCCATTTGAAGGTGAAGCCCATGGTTTTGTAATTGTACTCATAATATGTGTAACACTATCTTTCACATTAGCTTTTGTTTTCTGGAAGAAACGTTACTTTTAA
- a CDS encoding permease, whose translation MELFQLPKAFLQMNTIFISILIEALPFVLIGVFISGFIQMFVTEDMVAKWMPKNRFLSVLLATFLGMMFPGCECGIVPIVRRLIGKGVPPYAGIAFMLTGPIINPVVLFATYVAFGSSMHMVWYRSIVAIIVAIIVGIILSFMFKEHQLRDDHFPEVNHKRPLRKKMWDVCTHAVEEFFSMGKYLVLGALIAAAVQTFVQTSTLLAIGQGPFSSSAVMMGLAFILSLCSEADAFIASSFQSTFSTASLVAFLVYGPMVDIKNMFMMLATFKTKFVIVVTVTVTLVVYASSLLIYAMGW comes from the coding sequence ATGGAATTGTTTCAATTACCGAAAGCATTCCTGCAAATGAATACAATCTTTATCTCAATATTAATCGAAGCACTTCCTTTTGTGCTAATTGGTGTATTTATTTCAGGATTCATTCAAATGTTTGTGACAGAAGATATGGTGGCAAAATGGATGCCGAAGAACCGATTTCTGTCTGTTTTATTAGCTACTTTTTTAGGTATGATGTTTCCAGGGTGTGAATGTGGAATTGTTCCGATTGTAAGGCGACTAATCGGAAAAGGGGTTCCGCCATACGCAGGGATTGCATTTATGTTAACTGGACCGATTATTAATCCGGTTGTACTATTTGCAACATATGTTGCTTTTGGAAGTAGTATGCACATGGTATGGTATCGTTCTATTGTAGCGATTATCGTAGCAATTATCGTTGGAATTATATTATCATTTATGTTTAAAGAACATCAATTAAGAGATGATCACTTCCCAGAAGTGAATCATAAGCGTCCATTACGTAAAAAAATGTGGGATGTATGTACACATGCTGTTGAGGAATTTTTCTCAATGGGAAAATACTTAGTGTTAGGAGCATTAATTGCTGCTGCAGTTCAAACGTTTGTACAAACTTCAACATTGCTTGCTATTGGACAAGGTCCGTTTTCTTCATCAGCTGTAATGATGGGACTTGCTTTTATTTTATCACTTTGTTCAGAGGCAGATGCATTTATTGCTTCTTCGTTCCAAAGTACATTTTCAACAGCGTCACTTGTCGCGTTCCTTGTATATGGACCGATGGTGGATATTAAAAATATGTTTATGATGCTTGCAACATTTAAAACAAAATTTGTAATTGTCGTGACGGTTACAGTTACACTTGTTGTATATGCAAGCTCACTACTCATTTATGCGATGGGGTGGTAG
- a CDS encoding TIGR03943 family putative permease subunit, which yields MFRAYILLGFTILIGQLHISGNITKYINMKYAYLSKTAAIILGFLTIVQIIIVFQKEHQKEKEKQDCSCDHSHCGHDHSKDENKWWKKAFSYTLFCFPIISGLFFPIATLDSDIVKAKGFHFPVAQAESKDPFMTRQFLRPDTSIYYGKEGYRGVMEKGKKEFVTKDNIALKDEDFLKGMETIYNYPGEFTGKTLSFKGFVFRDDSSKKEQYFLFRFGIIHCVADSGVYGMLVKKPEGVEWKNDDWIQVEGEISTEFYQPFHANIPVLEVTKWNKVEQPKEQYVFRGAD from the coding sequence ATGTTTCGAGCATATATATTATTAGGCTTTACAATATTAATTGGACAGCTCCATATTTCCGGTAACATTACGAAGTATATAAATATGAAGTACGCCTATTTATCAAAAACTGCAGCTATTATTTTAGGTTTCTTAACGATTGTACAAATTATTATCGTTTTCCAGAAAGAGCATCAAAAGGAAAAAGAGAAACAAGATTGTAGTTGTGATCATAGCCATTGTGGGCATGATCATTCAAAAGATGAAAATAAATGGTGGAAAAAAGCATTTTCGTACACATTGTTCTGTTTCCCAATTATTTCAGGATTATTTTTCCCGATTGCAACTTTAGATTCGGACATTGTTAAAGCGAAGGGATTCCATTTTCCTGTTGCACAAGCGGAAAGTAAAGATCCGTTTATGACAAGACAATTCTTAAGACCAGATACGAGTATTTATTACGGAAAAGAAGGATATCGTGGTGTAATGGAAAAAGGGAAGAAAGAGTTTGTTACGAAAGACAATATTGCATTAAAAGATGAAGATTTCCTAAAGGGTATGGAGACAATTTACAATTATCCTGGTGAATTTACTGGTAAAACTTTATCATTTAAAGGCTTTGTTTTCCGCGATGATTCTTCTAAAAAGGAACAATATTTCTTATTCCGTTTCGGCATTATACATTGCGTAGCGGATTCGGGTGTATATGGTATGTTAGTCAAAAAACCAGAAGGTGTAGAGTGGAAAAATGATGATTGGATTCAGGTGGAAGGAGAAATTTCAACTGAATTTTATCAGCCGTTTCATGCGAATATTCCAGTGTTAGAAGTAACGAAATGGAATAAAGTTGAACAGCCGAAAGAACAATATGTATTTAGAGGAGCCGATTGA
- a CDS encoding acyl-CoA thioesterase, with protein sequence MTEVKGKTANESRVFKTSRVFPTDLNDHNTLFGGKILAEMDMVASISATRHSRMECVTASMDWVDFLHPVRSSDCVSYESFVIWTGRTSMEIFVKVVAEDLISGEKRVAATSFVTFVALSKENNPVPVPRVITETEEEKELHRIAVLRAEQRHIRKAESKKVAKLLTF encoded by the coding sequence ATGACTGAAGTAAAGGGTAAAACAGCTAATGAATCAAGAGTGTTTAAAACGAGTCGAGTATTTCCAACAGATTTAAATGATCATAACACGCTATTTGGTGGAAAGATATTGGCGGAGATGGATATGGTTGCTTCAATTTCAGCAACGAGACACTCGAGAATGGAATGTGTCACAGCGTCTATGGATTGGGTAGATTTCTTACATCCAGTTCGTTCTTCAGATTGTGTTAGTTATGAATCTTTCGTAATTTGGACGGGAAGAACTTCTATGGAGATATTTGTGAAAGTAGTAGCGGAAGATTTAATTTCAGGGGAAAAACGTGTAGCGGCAACCTCATTCGTTACTTTTGTTGCGCTTAGTAAGGAGAATAATCCAGTTCCTGTACCGCGCGTTATCACTGAGACAGAAGAGGAGAAAGAATTACATCGAATTGCTGTGTTACGTGCAGAGCAACGCCATATTCGTAAGGCAGAGAGTAAGAAGGTAGCTAAACTGCTAACTTTTTGA
- a CDS encoding YjcZ family sporulation protein, producing MGFAHGNGFALLVVLFILLIIVGAACFC from the coding sequence ATGGGCTTCGCACATGGTAATGGATTTGCGCTACTAGTTGTATTATTTATCCTCTTAATTATCGTCGGTGCTGCTTGCTTCTGCTAA
- the cls gene encoding cardiolipin synthase, with translation MKHFFIIILCLIGVFIWMNIDVEMGKKMVSGYELEKIRLGDVQLYTNGDELYRNLFDDINRAEKYIYIHFYIVGKDEVSREFLRLLEKKASSGVDVKLSVDRIGGYKLKKKIISQLKEKSVKFTFSKKPKFKNLFFSLHQRNHRRIVTIDGKVSYIGGFNIGKEYLGQDPKFGPWRDYHVRIEGDGAADMERKFAEDWQEDTGEKFPIHHGLPIQGNVKYQYIFSNGKGLWQEYGGLLKKAKHSLIIATPYFVPSKEMMQGLKDVLNRGVRVKILVPFKSDAVMLKQAAYPHLKEMLMAGAEIYQYRNGFFHGKVTIIDDEIVDVGTANFDNRSFYLNTESNCFIYDKKVVAEVWSRLEKDFHKSKRFSEADFEKISSWDWFLARIANVIASYL, from the coding sequence ATGAAGCACTTTTTTATTATAATACTTTGCTTGATAGGTGTATTCATATGGATGAACATCGATGTGGAAATGGGGAAAAAAATGGTTAGCGGTTATGAATTAGAAAAAATTCGATTAGGGGATGTTCAACTATATACGAACGGTGATGAGTTATATAGGAATTTATTTGATGATATAAATCGCGCGGAAAAGTACATATATATTCATTTTTATATTGTAGGTAAAGATGAAGTAAGTCGAGAGTTCTTACGGTTATTAGAGAAAAAAGCATCTAGTGGTGTAGATGTGAAATTGTCAGTAGACCGGATAGGTGGATATAAGCTTAAGAAAAAGATAATTAGTCAACTAAAAGAAAAAAGCGTGAAGTTTACATTTAGTAAAAAACCTAAATTTAAAAATTTATTTTTTTCTTTGCATCAACGTAATCACAGACGCATTGTTACTATAGATGGGAAAGTATCGTACATCGGTGGTTTTAATATCGGCAAGGAGTATCTTGGACAGGATCCTAAATTTGGTCCGTGGCGTGATTATCATGTACGCATCGAAGGGGATGGAGCTGCTGATATGGAACGGAAATTTGCGGAAGATTGGCAGGAAGATACGGGAGAAAAGTTCCCTATACATCATGGTTTACCTATACAAGGAAATGTAAAATATCAATACATATTTTCGAATGGAAAAGGTTTATGGCAGGAATATGGGGGACTATTAAAGAAGGCAAAACATTCCTTAATAATCGCCACACCATATTTTGTACCGAGTAAAGAAATGATGCAGGGGTTAAAAGATGTATTAAATCGAGGTGTTCGTGTGAAAATTCTCGTCCCGTTTAAGAGTGACGCTGTAATGCTGAAACAAGCAGCTTATCCACATTTAAAAGAAATGCTTATGGCAGGGGCAGAAATCTATCAATATCGAAATGGATTTTTTCACGGGAAAGTAACAATTATAGATGATGAAATTGTTGACGTTGGTACAGCAAACTTTGATAATAGAAGTTTTTATTTAAATACTGAATCTAACTGCTTTATTTATGATAAGAAAGTAGTAGCAGAAGTATGGAGCCGACTAGAGAAGGACTTTCATAAATCTAAACGGTTTTCTGAAGCAGACTTTGAAAAAATTAGTAGCTGGGATTGGTTTCTAGCAAGAATAGCGAATGTCATAGCATCATATTTATAG
- a CDS encoding spore coat protein, with translation MDCMKELMTYSYTLIYKVGEYTGMVRDEELKDILQHHLPYMLQAYNEQVNFQEGENVQHITCKQMWPEFTEMDRETDNEYTGDIGIAICYITHLKRLALKFAQVAVEVANPEFRSFLENCFVKMNRYAYNVWQYVVKKEYKIKHVYENEKFA, from the coding sequence ATGGATTGTATGAAAGAATTGATGACATATAGTTACACGCTTATATATAAAGTTGGAGAATATACGGGCATGGTTCGAGATGAAGAATTAAAGGATATATTACAGCATCATTTGCCGTATATGTTACAAGCATATAATGAACAAGTGAATTTTCAAGAAGGAGAAAATGTACAACATATAACTTGTAAACAGATGTGGCCGGAATTTACTGAAATGGATAGGGAAACAGATAATGAATATACAGGGGATATTGGGATTGCTATTTGTTATATTACACATTTGAAACGATTAGCATTGAAATTTGCTCAAGTGGCAGTAGAAGTTGCGAACCCGGAGTTTCGTTCTTTTCTGGAAAATTGTTTTGTGAAAATGAACCGTTATGCATATAATGTTTGGCAATATGTTGTGAAAAAGGAATATAAGATTAAACATGTATATGAAAATGAAAAATTCGCGTGA
- a CDS encoding NAD(P)-dependent oxidoreductase, with the protein MKVCILGATGRVGSNIIKLALKDSAEVTALARDLNRIEINHERLRVIEGNVLNENDIKKAIEGSDIVISALGTDQNGTLAKSMPQIIKHMEEEGVKKILTIGTAGILQARTNLNLFRFQSSESKRKTATAAEDHLAAYKAINNSNLCWTIVCPTHLIDGDVTGVYRTEKDILPEGGAKITVGDTAHFTWNLSKENIYENSRVGISY; encoded by the coding sequence ATGAAAGTATGTATATTGGGAGCAACAGGGCGAGTAGGTTCAAACATAATAAAATTAGCACTAAAGGATTCAGCTGAAGTGACTGCGTTAGCGCGTGATTTAAATAGAATCGAAATAAATCATGAAAGGTTACGAGTGATAGAAGGTAATGTATTGAACGAAAATGATATAAAGAAAGCGATAGAAGGAAGCGATATAGTAATTAGTGCACTTGGAACGGATCAAAATGGGACATTAGCAAAGAGTATGCCACAAATCATAAAGCATATGGAAGAAGAAGGCGTTAAGAAGATCCTTACAATAGGAACAGCTGGTATTTTACAAGCAAGAACAAATCTAAATTTATTTCGTTTCCAGTCATCGGAATCAAAAAGGAAAACGGCAACAGCAGCAGAGGATCATCTAGCTGCATATAAGGCAATTAATAATAGTAATTTATGTTGGACCATTGTTTGTCCGACGCATTTAATAGACGGTGATGTGACAGGGGTATATCGAACCGAAAAAGATATATTGCCAGAAGGTGGAGCGAAAATCACAGTTGGTGATACAGCACATTTTACATGGAATTTGAGTAAAGAAAATATATACGAAAATAGTCGAGTAGGTATTTCATATTAA
- a CDS encoding DUF456 domain-containing protein, with product MTVLLTISIIACFIVSFLAFIYPIIPGILAVWAGYFIYHFGINGGELTTSFWIIQVIFTLFIFGADFIANGYFLKKYGSSKWGERVGMISIIVGSFFFPPFGLIIIPFLSVFITELMHKKAPKDAFLVGIATVVGFLSSTVAKAILQIIMIIIFVCYIIF from the coding sequence GTGACTGTATTATTAACAATTAGTATCATCGCTTGTTTCATTGTTTCATTTCTTGCCTTTATTTACCCCATTATTCCTGGCATTCTTGCAGTATGGGCTGGCTATTTCATTTATCATTTTGGTATAAATGGCGGAGAGTTAACGACATCTTTTTGGATCATTCAAGTCATTTTTACGCTTTTCATTTTCGGTGCTGATTTTATTGCAAATGGATATTTCTTAAAAAAATACGGGAGTTCTAAGTGGGGTGAACGTGTCGGCATGATTTCTATCATTGTCGGCTCGTTCTTCTTCCCGCCATTTGGTCTTATTATCATACCGTTTTTATCGGTATTTATAACAGAATTAATGCATAAAAAAGCGCCAAAAGACGCCTTTTTAGTTGGAATTGCTACTGTTGTTGGTTTTTTAAGTAGTACCGTTGCAAAAGCCATTCTCCAGATCATTATGATTATCATCTTCGTATGTTATATCATCTTTTAA
- a CDS encoding hemolysin family protein has protein sequence MDILNIFLIFILILISGFFVASEFAVVKVRKSRIDQLANEGNKQALAARSVVSNLDVYLSACQLGITITSLGLGWLGEPTVEHLLRPLFEKINITGAIANTLSFIIAFSVITFFHVVLGELVPKSFAIQKAEAITLKFAKPLILFDKIMYPFIWVLNSSAVFFTKLFGLEPAKENELAHSEEELRLILGESYKSGEINQTEYKYVNNIFEFDDRVAKEIMVPRTEMVCLSTENTLEENMDIVATEKYTRYPIIEKDKDDIIGMINTKEIFHNQTKGIYKPLDAYIHPVLTVFETVPIRKTLIHLQKNRVQMAIVMDEYGGTAGLLTMEDILEEIIGEIQDEFDTDESPMIEKRTPKLTVLDGKVLISEVNDMFGLHIDDSDLDTIGGWLLSQAIDLNIDAGYSVEYDGFQFKALELDGHQIKKIAVHKLDSIKEI, from the coding sequence TTGGACATATTAAATATTTTTCTCATCTTTATACTTATCCTTATTTCTGGCTTTTTCGTTGCATCAGAATTCGCTGTTGTAAAAGTACGAAAAAGCCGCATTGATCAGCTTGCAAATGAAGGTAATAAGCAGGCATTGGCTGCAAGAAGCGTCGTATCTAACTTAGACGTTTATTTATCTGCTTGTCAGCTCGGCATTACTATCACTTCTTTAGGACTTGGTTGGCTTGGTGAACCGACTGTGGAACATTTACTACGCCCACTATTTGAAAAGATCAACATTACTGGAGCAATAGCTAACACGTTATCCTTTATTATTGCATTTAGTGTTATTACTTTTTTCCATGTTGTATTAGGAGAATTAGTTCCTAAGTCTTTCGCAATTCAAAAAGCAGAAGCAATCACATTAAAATTTGCAAAACCGCTTATTTTGTTTGATAAAATTATGTATCCATTCATTTGGGTGCTTAATAGTTCAGCTGTGTTTTTCACAAAATTATTCGGTTTAGAACCTGCAAAAGAAAATGAACTTGCTCATTCCGAAGAAGAACTACGACTCATTTTAGGCGAAAGCTATAAAAGCGGCGAAATTAATCAAACCGAATATAAATATGTAAATAATATTTTTGAATTTGACGATCGTGTTGCTAAAGAAATTATGGTACCTAGAACTGAAATGGTTTGCTTATCTACTGAAAATACGTTAGAAGAAAATATGGATATCGTCGCAACTGAAAAATATACACGCTATCCTATTATTGAAAAAGATAAAGATGATATTATCGGTATGATAAATACGAAAGAGATTTTTCATAATCAAACAAAAGGCATTTACAAGCCGCTTGATGCGTATATACATCCTGTTTTAACTGTATTTGAAACAGTTCCCATTCGTAAAACGTTAATCCACCTTCAAAAGAACCGCGTACAAATGGCAATTGTTATGGATGAATACGGTGGGACAGCTGGACTTTTAACGATGGAGGATATTCTTGAAGAAATTATCGGAGAAATTCAAGATGAATTTGATACAGACGAATCACCAATGATTGAAAAACGTACTCCAAAACTTACTGTTTTAGATGGAAAAGTACTCATTTCTGAAGTAAATGATATGTTTGGTCTGCATATTGATGATAGTGATTTAGATACAATTGGTGGTTGGCTTCTCTCCCAAGCTATTGACTTAAATATTGATGCTGGCTATTCAGTTGAATATGATGGTTTTCAATTTAAGGCATTGGAACTAGACGGACATCAAATTAAAAAAATTGCTGTACATAAATTAGATTCTATTAAGGAGATATAA
- the cbpA gene encoding cyclic di-AMP binding protein CbpA, with product MRIKGNYVPKREVLFCSGSITVGEALEHLNKTGYRCVPVLDEKKEKFLGNVYKVDILEYKGSLEDNVLQLLNDKDGYVREDSSFFKVFFTIKKLPYLSVVNEKGIFLGILTHKKVFELLEDAWGVHSSKYSVMIGTQDYNGAIQKLSTVLKKYTGIQSLMTFDNDALLVRRIMFTLGEEFEDSELETLLKDLEDHGFRVVYVEEMNNPREVETID from the coding sequence ATGAGGATTAAAGGGAATTATGTGCCGAAAAGGGAAGTTTTATTTTGCTCCGGCTCAATTACAGTAGGGGAAGCGCTAGAGCACTTAAATAAAACAGGGTATCGTTGTGTACCAGTTTTAGATGAAAAAAAAGAGAAATTTTTAGGGAATGTATACAAAGTAGATATTTTAGAATATAAAGGTTCACTTGAAGATAATGTATTACAATTATTGAACGATAAAGATGGGTACGTGAGAGAAGACTCTTCCTTCTTTAAAGTATTTTTTACAATTAAAAAGCTACCTTATTTATCAGTAGTTAACGAAAAAGGGATCTTCCTTGGTATTTTAACTCATAAAAAAGTTTTTGAACTATTGGAAGATGCATGGGGAGTCCATTCTAGTAAATATTCTGTCATGATTGGAACACAAGATTATAATGGGGCCATTCAAAAATTATCGACAGTGCTAAAGAAATACACTGGTATTCAAAGTTTAATGACTTTTGATAATGATGCTTTATTAGTACGCAGAATTATGTTTACATTAGGAGAAGAGTTTGAAGATAGTGAATTAGAAACATTGCTAAAGGATTTAGAAGATCATGGATTTAGAGTTGTGTATGTTGAAGAGATGAATAATCCACGTGAAGTTGAAACGATAGACTAA